A single window of Treponema denticola ATCC 35405 DNA harbors:
- a CDS encoding SIMPL domain-containing protein → MKNSSIKVIKLIGVLCICFVLFGACSPQASEKRFVSVTGRSSISKSPDQVSISFSVFSKDRDLSAAKKKNDAAILKLKELFEKYKIEQKNISIERVNINPRSRYRDNGDEYFDGYEVVQNIAVLITKIEDYEVFLTELLNTGVDRIYNVGFSVADMRKLMDEARVEAVKAAEEKALLLCKAATNSGKPLSLGKIISISEEPTGMFQRNYYNYAAQNMKEAADYEAAGGNFSPMGQIEVSAEISVVFELE, encoded by the coding sequence ATGAAAAATTCTAGTATTAAGGTCATAAAACTTATCGGTGTTTTATGTATCTGTTTTGTTTTATTTGGAGCATGCAGTCCTCAAGCAAGCGAAAAGCGTTTTGTAAGCGTTACAGGACGATCTTCTATTTCGAAATCTCCTGATCAGGTTTCAATTTCGTTTTCGGTTTTTTCTAAGGATAGGGACTTATCTGCGGCAAAAAAGAAAAATGATGCGGCAATTTTAAAATTAAAAGAGCTTTTTGAAAAATATAAAATCGAACAAAAAAATATAAGTATTGAACGCGTAAATATTAACCCTAGATCCAGATATAGGGACAACGGTGATGAATATTTTGATGGATATGAGGTGGTACAAAACATAGCTGTTCTTATTACAAAGATTGAAGATTACGAAGTCTTTTTAACGGAACTTTTAAATACGGGAGTAGATAGAATCTACAATGTCGGTTTTTCGGTTGCCGATATGAGAAAGCTGATGGACGAAGCAAGGGTTGAGGCCGTAAAAGCAGCTGAAGAAAAAGCTCTCCTTCTTTGTAAGGCAGCCACCAACAGCGGAAAACCCCTTTCTTTAGGAAAAATAATCAGCATAAGCGAGGAACCTACAGGTATGTTCCAACGAAACTATTATAATTATGCTGCCCAAAATATGAAAGAAGCCGCCGATTATGAGGCAGCAGGTGGAAATTTTTCTCCCATGGGACAGATTGAAGTTTCTGCAGAAATAAGCGTTGTCTTTGAATTGGAATAG